The Burkholderia pyrrocinia genomic sequence GCCTTAGCCTCGTGGCCTGACTTGAAATCAGTCCAATGTGCCTGTGCGATTCGCCAGTAACGGCCAATCTCGTCCCGAAGATTAAGCCCCCTGGGTATGCGATAGTCGGCTTCTGCCTGAAAACCCGCTTGAAGCTGTGCGACCTTTGACAGCCACTCCGGCGAGAGCAGTCCCCCATCGATCGAGAGAGCCTCAAAGGCGAGCTGAGCTTCGCGTGCTTTGGTTTTTCGCTTGGTTACCATATTCAGTCCACCTTCGGCAGGAGGACGAACAGGCCGATGACGTCAGCTGGAAGAAGCGCTTTCACACTGTACCGACCAAGGGCTTCCGCAGCCTCACGTACGCGGCGATGATCGGCGAGTAACGCCTGTGCACGTCGCTCGGCGAACGCGTCCAACTCCAGTACGTGCGTCTCCAACTGGTCTAGTGCCTGCATGACCGCTCGCTCACGCACATGCACCGGTGGATCGGCCACGGGCAACGGCGAGAGCAGCGCGAGTGCTTCTGCGCCCTCCAGTTGCATGCCACCCATCCACGCGATGGCTGTTGCCTCCTCGACAAGGAGTGTCGTCGACTGATGCCCTCGCTGCGACGTGAGTTGATGCCGGAAACGAACAAGCGCGATCAAGGTACGCGACGTAATGCCGTCCGCGATCCAACAGCCAACACGCCCCAGCACACCCGGATCATTCACATCGGCGCTGGCGACGTCGCCGAGCGTGCGCTCAAGCATTGTCTCAGCAAGCACAGAAACGAGCGGATGACTTCTCTGCACCGAGCGGCACCGCGAAGCGGGCGGGTACTTGAAGTCGATGAGAATCGAGCCAGCAAGGCCCTCGACATCCAAACGCTCACGCACGTCCTCGGGAAGCGCACCCAATGGGGCTTTGAAGCCTCTGCGGCCAGAATTGCCTAGTGGCTCAAGTGCTCCGCCCAGTCGCGCTAGCGCGCGCCCGGTAAAGCGCTGCACGTCCTCCGTGCCACCCAGTACGGCAACAGACTTTTTCCACTCCGGAAGCACATCGTCAGGCTTTAGGCGGCGCTGCGCGAAAACGGTCCGATTCTTTTTCGCGTTCTCGGCGGCGTCGAACCATCGCTTCTCGATGGCCTTGGCCTCCTCCATATCGACGAAATCGAACGTCAGCTGACGCTTCCTGTCACGTTCGCGATTGCGCAGCATAACCGCCTTCATAAGCGCTTGGCTGAGTGTGTGCCCGTCGTCAGGCAGCGGCACTGGTACACCGAGCTCTTCCCGAATCTTAGCCGCCTTCCTGATGATGACCTCAAGCACCGCGCCATCAACGGGGTTGTTCGCGCCGTAAAGCAAGGTGGCACGCACGACACTGCTCTCCTGGCCGAACCGATCGACCCGTCCTTCTCGCTGCTCATGACGTGTCGGATTCCACGATAGGTCGTAGTGGACCACCGCGTCGAAGTGCTCTTGCAGGTTCACTCCTTCAGACAGGCAGTCGGTGGCAACAAGGATACGGCGTTCGGCATCGCCCAAAAGCTCGACCTTCTCCTTTCGCTCGTCCGATATCAGCTCGCCCGTAACGACACCGACCGCGACGCCCTTAATCTTGGCGCCGAGGTGTTGACCAAGATAGTGGGCCGTCGCGATGTAGCGGCAGAAGATGACTGGGTTAAAGCCTCCTTTCACCAATTCTGCGACGTGGTCGATGAGCACCTTGAGCTTCGGGTCACCTGCTTGCCCGGCAAGCTCTTCGGCCTGCGAGATAAGGGCTGTGAGTGATTCGTCCGCCGAGCCCAAAGGAGGCTCCACGTCATCTTCGGAGAGAGCGTCGGCGGCCCCATCAAAGACGTGCTCCTCAATGACGTCCTCGGCGACTTCCTCTTCAAGCCCCGCACGAGTACGCAACGCTAGGACCGCAGCCGCAGGGCTCGACGCCACACACCTCATGAGCGCCAATGTGCCCCAGAAGTTAAGCCGCTGCTTCTTTGCATCCTCACCAGCCTGAGCAACGACAGAAGCGCAGTAATCGAGGACGCCATCGAAAAAGCGCTCCCACGCCCCGGTAAGCTCGTAGGTCAGCTCAGTTGTCTCGCGCCGAGGGAAGAGGCTGCCCTCCTTCCATTCGGCGATGTCGGGGCGACGACGCTGAACGAAGTGCGCCGCGAGACGGTCGCGCAGCCGCTTGTGCTCGTCGCCCGTCGCGCTAGAGAGCGCGTCGAACTCCGGGTGGAGTAGCCCAATCAATCGAAAGTATGCGTCCTCGTCACCGCTGTGCGGTGTCGCCGTTAGCATTACGAGGTGGCGAGCGCGGGCGCGCGGGTCACCCGCGCTGTCAGGGGAGTTGCCGACAAGGCTCTTCAATAGCTCGTAGCGCTGGTGCCGGCCCTGGCCGGTTGACGCACAGGTGTGCGCTTCATCGACGATAACCAGCTCCGGGCACGCGCGCAGAAACTCCGCACGCCGTCGCTCGCTCTTGATGTAGTCGAGGCTGACGACTGTGTGCGAATGTGTCGTGAAAATACTCTCACTCGGCGGAAGATTGCGTTCGAGGCGTGCGGCGCTGGCGGCCGTCACCGCAACGGGACGCAGGTGGAAGCGGCCGTCGAGCTCACTGACCCACTGGTCAACGAGGTGCGGCGGGCAGAGCACGGCAAATCGCTCAACGTCGCCACGATCAAGCAACTCGCGCGCGATGAGCGCGGCCTCTATCGTCTTGCCAACGCCCACGTCGTCGGCAATGAGCAGCCGTATCGGGTCAAGCTTGAGTGCCATGAGCAGTGGCACGAGTTGGTAGGCGCGCGGCTCGATCGAGATCTGCCCGAAGCTGCGGAACGGACCGGCGCCCCGACGTAGTGAGAGGACGAGCGCATCACGCAAAAGCAACGCCGCATCGTGGCCTGCAGTCTGCGAGGGATCAGGCCTCGGGAATGAGGCATCTGCGACCGGTGTAGCTTCGAGCCCGAGGTGGATGTACGTCTGGTCCTCTTCGGAACCCGAAATCGGACGAACACGTAGCACTTCAGCGTCACTGCCGGAAAGCACGACCCACTCGCGACCGCGGGCACGCACGAGACTTCCAGGACTCCAGCGCGCTCCAGAAGGCGATATCGACGTCGTTGCAACCGTGCTCACGCCCGCCTCCCGAGAAGCGTTGAGAGCAACATCGTGGGTTCGCCCCAGCCGGTTTCACTCTCGCCGAGTACGACGACCTCAAAGCCCTTGTCTTCGAGCTTCGCAGATAGCGCGCTGTCGTTCGTCAACAGCGCAGCGACGTAATGATTGCGCCAAACCAGCGCGACGGATTGTTCGTTAACCAAGAGAGGCTCTAAATCAGGGGAAGGAATACCACGGCTACTCGCGTAAGCGAGCCAAGCTCCTGCAAGGTCGCCGCATGCGACGGAGTCGGCGGAAGAAGGCTCGCCAGGACGGTCCTGCACGGGCATAAGCCCCGTGAGCGTCCCCCGGGCAAGCCGGAGCAAGAAGGCGCGCGCGCCGTCGTCTCGGCGGTCGAGCAGCTCGTGATCCGGCTGGTTGAAGTAAGACATCAAGCACCGGTAGCAGGCGGCAACGCACGCTGTGTCCGGTGCATCGACGAAGGCCGTCGGTATAGCTGGAAGTCCATTCGATAGGTCGAAATGCATGATCGCGAGTGCCTCGCTGGCCACCTTGGCGAGGCACTCGGGCTCAGCAACAAGGCGTGTGAGAACACCGGCACCGCCTTCAGTCGCCTCATAAAAAAGAAAGCCCGTCCGCGCGTCGCGTTGGGGCATAGGCTCAGCGAGAATCTCACCTTCCTGAAGTTGGAAAACGGCCTCGATACCCCTGAGCAACGCATGCTGCACCGTCGTCAGTGTGACCTGCGAGAGCTCGCTGCCTTGCGGCTGGAGAAGTAGCGCGTTCTTACGGTCCTGCACACTGGGCACAATCCACTGGCGAGGCGATGCACTCGGGTCGGCACCGTCATCCTCCTCATCGTCATTCTTCGCCCAATAGCCCGAAACCGGGTCCATTCTAAAGCCAAGTTTCGTGCGATCCTTCCGCCGACGCAGCCCCTTGTTCAGGCGAGTAATCGCCGCTCCAGGACCGTAGGCAAGTCGCGCAATCTCACCCTCGGAGTCGAGCGCGACGCCTTTTCGCGCGTCGAGCTCGTGGTCGCGTGTAGCCCATTCGAATGTCGTCTGCAACTCAAAACCTTGGCGCTGGCGCTCTTCGTCATTGGCGGTGATGCGCTCGGCCGGCTGAGTCGAGACGTTTTCAATGCGATATGTATGGTTGACGATTTCGGCATCTCCGAGTGACGCGCCGCACGCGTGGCACAACGATGCATCATCGTTCCAGTGCCCGGCACCGCAAGCCTTGCAGATGCGAACCTTCTTCGTCGGCAGATGCACATCCGCCGTAGTGCTCGTTTGATGACTGAGTGAGAGCATCGCGCGCACAACGCGGTAGGCGCGCCCCTCGTGGTAAACGAGGCTGCGCGGCCCGAACTCGGATAGCGCGAGAAAGCGAGGCCGCTGGAGGTACGTCTGCCTACCGCGCCCGTCGCTCGTGGCCGGAATGTAAGCCATCAGCGGAAGGCGTGGGAAGTTGTAACCGGGCAAGAAGCCCTCAGTCGCAAGGTAGCGGTACGTGTTGAAATCGCTTGATGGGCTGTTCGAGTTTCGTGTGTCTGACTGCAACAGGTTGAGCTGATCGATTGCCTGGGCGTGACGACTCTGGGCGGCGCGCTTCTCGTTCTGCGGGGCGGTGTAGTCGTCCATGGTACGGCGGGAAGCATCGCGCTGCTGTTCGGCAGCAAGAAACAGATCGCGCCATCGATTGAAAGCTTGCTCGAAGCGAGTCAACGCGCGCTCGACTACCTCGTCGGCGAACACGTCGCGGTTTCGGTACCAAGGTGCGAGCTCGGGCGACAGATCTTCTTCCAGAAGGTTCAGGACGCGTCGAACGCGACGGCGGGCTTCTTCGGCAACCTTCGGGAGCGCCATCGGTGCCTTGACGTCGTCCTTAAGCGGGCGCCCCCTCTCGGACAGGACGAGCAGTTCACCTATCGACGGATTGAGGGGCAACTCGGTACATGCAAGCCAAACCGCACAAAGATGACTCTCGACGAGATCTCGGTTCGCTAGATCGAGGAGCGGCGGGCGTACCTCGCCATGCACCATGGCCTTCGGGTCGCGGAAGAAATACTGATCGTGTGGGCTTTGCGAGGAAGTATACGTGAGCACAAGTGCGGCCTGCCCACTGCGCCCCGCTCGTCCACTACGCTGCGCGTAGTTCGCCGGCGTCGGAGGAACGTTACGCAAGTAGACGGCGTTGAGCGCGGAGATATCGACGCCGAGCTCCATCGTCGGTGAGCAAAAAAGGACAGGCAGAAAGCGGTCCGTCTCTCCGATCTCGCGCAGGCGCTTCTCGTCTGAGCCAAGCTCTTCACGCTCCTTTATGCCGAAGCGGAAGCGCTTCTCACGCACGGCGCGCCGCTCTCCATCAACCTGAGCGGTGTGCTCGCGCGCCTCGAACCCGAAAAGCGGATGAACAGGCTGGCGCAACGTCGCTGCGAGATTCGCGTAAAAGTCCCGGAAGAAGGCGTTCTCGTTCGGGTGATCTGGATCAATCACCGGCGTTCCCCGCTTGAACAGTATGCACGCATCGTTCAGCCGGAAGCCAGTCTGGTCGCCAAAAGGCGTGACCTCTTCAGACACAAGACCGTGTGTGACGGCAGCCTTTAGCAATACGTCGACAAGCGTATCGAAGTCCTTGGACTTGAGAGCGCGCACTGTCGAGGAATTCTCCCAAAGCCTGCGTCCATCTGGATCTTCTGACGTGCGAGTTCCACGTGACGATTTTAGGAGCTTGCCAAGCGCGCTACGCGAGCCACCGCGCACGATGAGGTCCTCGTCGCGCAAGCTGGTGTCCTTGCGCGGCGGCGGTGCGACGAGCAACCAGCGCGCCATGCGTGGCTTCTCGTCGTTGCCAAATCCCCACGGCGCACGCAAGCGACTGTGAGACTTCTGCAGCATCTGTTCAATAACCGTGGGATCGAGCACCTGACTACGGATCGCCATCCACTTCCGCAGGTGGTCGAACACCTCCGTATACACCGCCTTGCGCACTGCAGGCGACGCGAGCCGGAGGACATCTGGCGCCGTCGCGAACAACCCCTCGTCGGAAGCCAGATCGTCGATACCGAGATACTCGACCTCGACAAGCCCAAGCTGTTCGAGGTTCGGGTTCGTATACCGCCACCCTCGCCGTTGATCGAACCACACGCGATATGAGAGTACCTGCCGGAGCGCGCTTTCGGCCTCCTGCAGGTTGAAGCCCTTAAGCGTCGGCTCAAGGAGCCATTCGCTGCGAAACTCCGGCGCGGGCCGGTCAAAGCCGAGTGAGCGCTGCTGCACAGCACCCAGTTCGTCGCTACGAAGCCCCTTGTCGCCCGCCGCGTCGAGCGCGCCGAGGAACGCAGCGCGGATAAGACTCACAAATAGAAAGTCGTTGAAGTGTCCCGACTGCAGTGCGGCGTCCTGACGATTGTCGGTGAAACCGAGGAGTTTTCTCGTGTGCGTCGGAAGGCCAGAGTCTTTTCCATGCATCCACCGGAGGGCGCTGGATACCAGCACCGTGGTCGCCGAACTCCGGCCTTCAGCCGAAAGCGACGCAAGGCGCGTACGGTCACGCGCCGAAGTGCTGTGTGTAGCTCCACAGCGAAGGCAGAACCGGAAGCGTCCGGGGATAAACCAGGCTTTCGCGCCAGCGCCCACCTTGCCATCGGGCTTGACGAAGACTCCGCGCGCGCGAGCGCGGCGGTAGTGGCTCTTGATGCGCGCGTTTCCCGCGGCGTCAAAATCAAGCCATGCTTCCGGGTAATCTTCGTCGCGGTCGAAAAAAGTAAACTCCGAGTCGTTCGCGTCGAGCGTAAGGAAGCCGAAAAGCTCTTGATCGGGAGAAGATTCGCCCTCGCTCTCCGGTTCATCATCGGCTTTTACCGGGGGCGCGTCGTCAATGTCACGGGCCAAGAATACCCGCTGACCATCATCCGACACTAACCGAACCGGGTGGTACTCGTGCCCGCACTCGCGGCAAAAATGTGTCGAGTAAAGACGCTT encodes the following:
- a CDS encoding helicase-related protein, which codes for MLSGSDAEVLRVRPISGSEEDQTYIHLGLEATPVADASFPRPDPSQTAGHDAALLLRDALVLSLRRGAGPFRSFGQISIEPRAYQLVPLLMALKLDPIRLLIADDVGVGKTIEAALIARELLDRGDVERFAVLCPPHLVDQWVSELDGRFHLRPVAVTAASAARLERNLPPSESIFTTHSHTVVSLDYIKSERRRAEFLRACPELVIVDEAHTCASTGQGRHQRYELLKSLVGNSPDSAGDPRARARHLVMLTATPHSGDEDAYFRLIGLLHPEFDALSSATGDEHKRLRDRLAAHFVQRRRPDIAEWKEGSLFPRRETTELTYELTGAWERFFDGVLDYCASVVAQAGEDAKKQRLNFWGTLALMRCVASSPAAAVLALRTRAGLEEEVAEDVIEEHVFDGAADALSEDDVEPPLGSADESLTALISQAEELAGQAGDPKLKVLIDHVAELVKGGFNPVIFCRYIATAHYLGQHLGAKIKGVAVGVVTGELISDERKEKVELLGDAERRILVATDCLSEGVNLQEHFDAVVHYDLSWNPTRHEQREGRVDRFGQESSVVRATLLYGANNPVDGAVLEVIIRKAAKIREELGVPVPLPDDGHTLSQALMKAVMLRNRERDRKRQLTFDFVDMEEAKAIEKRWFDAAENAKKNRTVFAQRRLKPDDVLPEWKKSVAVLGGTEDVQRFTGRALARLGGALEPLGNSGRRGFKAPLGALPEDVRERLDVEGLAGSILIDFKYPPASRCRSVQRSHPLVSVLAETMLERTLGDVASADVNDPGVLGRVGCWIADGITSRTLIALVRFRHQLTSQRGHQSTTLLVEEATAIAWMGGMQLEGAEALALLSPLPVADPPVHVRERAVMQALDQLETHVLELDAFAERRAQALLADHRRVREAAEALGRYSVKALLPADVIGLFVLLPKVD
- a CDS encoding DEAD/DEAH box helicase; the encoded protein is MDVFSLRDSIVGEYRKFATSFTTIRADDIREQVQAIYAKGRFWPEPLVQINPSYKRGLDINTLIANGALDPRTAEIFQADSVPLSLYKHQEQAVVLAAQGESFVVTTGTGSGKSLCFFIPIVSAVLAEKRVSAAKCTRAIIIYPMNALANSQLEELDKFVANVQGDRPITFARYTGQEENEERQRIADNPPDILLTNFMMLELLMTRQDELDRKVIGNCVGLRFLVLDELHTYRGRQGADVALLVRRVRERLAPDTLQCIGTSATMASEGSVRNKQEVVASVASKLFAASIDPSHVIIEELERVTDKSKRAESVNSALGPAIDAGIPSNITDDALRSHPLAIWTETRLGITTTDANPAWHRAHPRTLDEAASELASEAGRDADVCKDALRTLLLLSSLPEAERTGNEAASHRSFFAFKLHQFVSGAGHAFATLEPSGKRSVTVEGQQYLPGDPEKRLYSTHFCRECGHEYHPVRLVSDDGQRVFLARDIDDAPPVKADDEPESEGESSPDQELFGFLTLDANDSEFTFFDRDEDYPEAWLDFDAAGNARIKSHYRRARARGVFVKPDGKVGAGAKAWFIPGRFRFCLRCGATHSTSARDRTRLASLSAEGRSSATTVLVSSALRWMHGKDSGLPTHTRKLLGFTDNRQDAALQSGHFNDFLFVSLIRAAFLGALDAAGDKGLRSDELGAVQQRSLGFDRPAPEFRSEWLLEPTLKGFNLQEAESALRQVLSYRVWFDQRRGWRYTNPNLEQLGLVEVEYLGIDDLASDEGLFATAPDVLRLASPAVRKAVYTEVFDHLRKWMAIRSQVLDPTVIEQMLQKSHSRLRAPWGFGNDEKPRMARWLLVAPPPRKDTSLRDEDLIVRGGSRSALGKLLKSSRGTRTSEDPDGRRLWENSSTVRALKSKDFDTLVDVLLKAAVTHGLVSEEVTPFGDQTGFRLNDACILFKRGTPVIDPDHPNENAFFRDFYANLAATLRQPVHPLFGFEAREHTAQVDGERRAVREKRFRFGIKEREELGSDEKRLREIGETDRFLPVLFCSPTMELGVDISALNAVYLRNVPPTPANYAQRSGRAGRSGQAALVLTYTSSQSPHDQYFFRDPKAMVHGEVRPPLLDLANRDLVESHLCAVWLACTELPLNPSIGELLVLSERGRPLKDDVKAPMALPKVAEEARRRVRRVLNLLEEDLSPELAPWYRNRDVFADEVVERALTRFEQAFNRWRDLFLAAEQQRDASRRTMDDYTAPQNEKRAAQSRHAQAIDQLNLLQSDTRNSNSPSSDFNTYRYLATEGFLPGYNFPRLPLMAYIPATSDGRGRQTYLQRPRFLALSEFGPRSLVYHEGRAYRVVRAMLSLSHQTSTTADVHLPTKKVRICKACGAGHWNDDASLCHACGASLGDAEIVNHTYRIENVSTQPAERITANDEERQRQGFELQTTFEWATRDHELDARKGVALDSEGEIARLAYGPGAAITRLNKGLRRRKDRTKLGFRMDPVSGYWAKNDDEEDDGADPSASPRQWIVPSVQDRKNALLLQPQGSELSQVTLTTVQHALLRGIEAVFQLQEGEILAEPMPQRDARTGFLFYEATEGGAGVLTRLVAEPECLAKVASEALAIMHFDLSNGLPAIPTAFVDAPDTACVAACYRCLMSYFNQPDHELLDRRDDGARAFLLRLARGTLTGLMPVQDRPGEPSSADSVACGDLAGAWLAYASSRGIPSPDLEPLLVNEQSVALVWRNHYVAALLTNDSALSAKLEDKGFEVVVLGESETGWGEPTMLLSTLLGRRA